DNA from Bradyrhizobium japonicum USDA 6:
GAAGGCTGAGTCGCGGGAGTCGGTTAGGCCCGTCTCTTAAAGTGGAACTTGAACGGTACGGGGTGACGAAAGCTGCTTCGCGCGCAAGACCTTAGGGCGATTCGACAAAAATTGCACCGGGGGGACTTGCGCTCCAGAATCAGAGTTTGTTAACCATCTGTTGTCAGGATCCGAATCAGTTGTTCAAAGGCGTTTTGTTGAGTGCCGCGAATGCGGCCGACCTGACGCCCGGGAGCGGCGACTATGGGGAACTGGCATGCGCGTTTTGCTGATTGAAGATGACAGCGCCGTCGCGCAGTCGATCGAGCTGATGTTGAAGTCTGAGAGCTTCAACGTCTACACGACCGATTTGGGGGAAGAAGGCGTCGATCTCGGTAAGTTATACGATTACGACATTATTCTTCTCGACCTCAACCTGCCCGACATGTCCGGTTACGACGTGCTCAAGCAGCTTCGGGTCTCCAAGATCAAGACACCGATTCTGATCCTCTCCGGCCTCGCCGGCATCGAGGACAAGGTCAAGGGTCTCGGCGTCGGCGCCGACGACTACATGACCAAGCCCTTCCACAAGGACGAGCTGGTGGCCCGCATCCACGCGATCGTGCGCCGCTCCAAGGGCCATGCCCAGTCGGTCATCCAGACCGGCGACCTCGTCGTCAACCTCGACACCAAGACGGTGGAAGTCGGCGGCCAGCGCGTGCATCTGACCGGCAAGGAATACCAGATGCTGGAGCTCCTCTCGCTCCGAAAGGGCACGACCCTCACCAAGGAAATGTTCCTCAACCACCTCTATGGCGGCATGGACGAGCCGGAGCTGAAGATCATCGACGTCTTCATCTGCAAGCTCCGCAAGAAGCTCGCCAACGCTTCCGAGGGCCGCAACTTCATCGAGACCGTGTGGGGCCGCGGCTACGTGCTGCGCGAGCCGCACGAGCACGAAGAGCGCATTCCCGCCTGATCCTGGGCTTTACGTCGCGAGCCCCCGGGGCTCGCTCCTCCCAGCCTGGACCCCGCCGCAAATGGCGGGGTTTTGTTTTTGGGGACGCCAACGCGGCCTCATCGTCCTTGCGCCATTGAACCGCTATCCTCCCCCGCCGACGAATGGTCGCTGCACGATGGGGGAACGATGATCCTGCAATCACTCGCCGGCCTGCCCGCCTTCCTGGTTTATTTCTGCACCGGCCTGATCGCGATCGTGGCGTATCTGTTCGTCTACACCCGCATCACCCCGCACAATGAATTCCAGCTCATCCGCGACAACGAGCCGGCCGCCGCGATCGCGCTCGGTCTCAGCCTGCTCGGCTTCGTGGCACCTCTGGTCAGCGCGATCGCGCATTCGGCAAATGTGCTGGACTGCCTGATCTGGGCGGTCATCGCGCTGATCGTGCAGATCATCGTGCTCTTCCTGGTGAAGGTCCCGGTGCCGAACCTGTCGGCGCGGATTGCCGCGGGCGAGCTTGCGCCGGCGATCTGGCTCGGGCTGTCCTCGCTCGCGGCGGGCCTGTTGAACGCCGCCTGCATGATCTACTGACATGGCCGACAAACCCTCCAAAAAGGAGTTCGGCAAGCGCCGGCCGGCGCCCGTGGCGCCGCCATCGGGGCCGCCGGTGAAGCGCTCCGGCCATGTCGCGCTGCTGGTGATGGGCACGATTGCGGTCGGCACCACCGCCTACACGCTGATGCCGCGGCAGCACTGCGAGCCCACGCCCGGAGCCGTGCCGGGCCAGACGACCACGACCTGCAGCAGTAGCAGCAGTTCATCGGGCGGCAGCGGCGGCAGCAGCTCGCGCTGGTCGTCGCGATCGAGTTTCTTCAGCAGCGATTCCTCGAGCCATTCCTCATCGGGAACCTCTTCGGACTCAGGCTCCAGCAGCGTGAGCCGTGGCGGTTTCGGCTCGTTCGGCCATGGCTTCTCGGGGGGTGGTTGATCCATGCGACGCATCGTCTGCCCCGAGCGCGACGACTGGCGGCAGACCGCCGAACAATGCGGCTTCGCCTTCCACACCATCGATGGCGAACGCTATTGGGACGAGAGCGCCTATTACGCCTTCACGCTCGACGAGATCGAGCGCGGCATCGAAACGCCGACAGCCGAGATCGACGCGATGTGCCTGGAGCTTGCCGGCCGCGTGATCGGTGACGAGCGCCATCTGCGACGCCTGAAGATTCCGGAGGCATTCTGGGGCTTGATCGCCGAGAGCTGGGAGCGCGATGACCGCAGCCTCTACGGCCGGCTCGACCTGAAATTCGACGGACAGTCGCCTGCAAAGCTGCTCGAATACAACGCGGACACGCCGACCTCGATCTTCGAGGCCGCGGTGTTTCAATGGACCTGGCTCGAACAGGCGATCGAACGCCGCATCATTCCGGCGCGCGCCGACCAGTTCAACTCCATCCACGAGCGGCTGATCGCGGCGTGGAAGGGGATCGCCGCAGGCCGCCATGTCCATCTCACCGGCACCACCGGCAACGAGGAAGACGCCGGCACGCTCGCTTATCTCGAGGACACCGCGCGCCAGGCGGGGCTCTCGACCAGGCTGCTCGACATCGAGCAGATCGGCTGGCGCGACGCGCCTGGCGGCTTCGTCGATCTCGACGACGGCGACATCGCGCTCGCCTTCAAGCTCTATCCCTGGGAATGGATGTTCCACGACGCCTTCGGCGCCAAGCTGACGAGCGCGCCGACACGCTGGATCGAGCCGCCGTGGAAGGCGGTGCTCTCCAACAAGGGCATTCTGCCGCTGCTCTGGGAGATGTTTCCGAACCATCCCAATCTGCTGCCGGCCTTCTTCGAGGACGACGCGCGGGCAGCCGAGCTCGGCAGCTCCTACGTCCGCAAGCCGCTGCTGTCGCGCGAAGGCGCCAATGTCACGCTGGTGTCCGGAGGCACGCCGCTCGACGAGCAGGCAGGCCCCTACGGCGCAGAAGGTTTCGTGCGGCAGGCGCTGTCGCCGCTGCCGAATTTCTCGGGCTTCTATGTGGTGGTCGGAAGCTGGCTGGTGAACCACGAGCCGTGCGGCCTGTCGATCCGCGAGGACGAGAGCCCGATCACCGGCAACCGCTCGCGGTTTCTGCCGCATGCGATTTTGTGAGGGGCTTCTTTTCCCTCTCCCCTTGCGGGAGAGGGTGGCTCGCCGCGCAGCGGCGAGACGGGTGAGGGGTATCTATCCCCGAGGGACGCTCGCAGGATTTGAATTCGCGGAAACAACCCCTCATCCGGCGCTTCGCGCCACCTTCTCCCACAACAAGGGGAGAAGGAAGAAAGATCACCTCGCCGCAGCGACCTTCAGCGGCTGCGGCATCAATCCGCCCAGCGGACGGCCGGAGCGCGCGGGATTGAGCTGATAGAGACCGCGGCGCTCGGTGATCGGGCGGAACGCGTCGGTGATGCCGACGACGGATTCGGCCGCGCCAAGCAGCAGCGTGCCGTCGGCTTCCAGTCCCTTCGCCATGCGCTCGAAAATCACGGCCTTGGTGTCCTGGTCAAAATAGATCAGGACGTTGCGGCAGAAGATCACGTCGAACGTGCCGAGATGGGAGAAGTCCTGCAACAGATTGAGCTGACGGAACTGCACCATCGCGCGAATGTCGGCATTGAGCTGCCAGAGCTCGCCGGCCTGCGTGAAGTACTTCATCAGGTGCTGGATCGGCAGGCCGCGCTGCACCTCGAACTGGCTGTAGATGCCGGCCCTGGATTTCTCCAGCACCTCCTGCGACAGATCGGTGGCGACGATCTCGATGCGCCAGCCGGCGAGGGCCGCGCCCATCTCCTTCACGCACATCGCGATCGAATAGGGCTCCTGCCCGGTCGACGAGGCCGCCGACCAGATGCGGAGCGACCTGCGCGCCGCGCGTGCCTGGAGCAGGCCCGGCAGGATGGTTTCGCGCAGATGATCGAACGGGATCTTGTCGCGGTAGAAGAAGGTCTCGTTGGTGGTCATCGCCTCGACCACGTCGGTCGCAAGCCGGCCGTCGCCGTTCCTGATCTTCAGCACGAGATCGGGAATGCCGGGCAAGCTCGCCTTGCGGGCAAGCGGCAGCAGCCGGCTCTCGACGAGATACTGCTTGTCGGCGGAGAGATCGAGGCCGGAACGCTCTTTCAGGAACTTGCGCAGATACTCGTAGTCGACCGGCGTCACGAGCGGTCTCCCGCGAACAGGCGGTTGACCTTGGCGCCGATCTGATTGAGCGGCAGGATCGCCGCGCAGATGCCGGCATTGGCCGCCGCGCCCGGCATGCCCCAGACCACGCTGGAGGCTTCGTCCTGCGCGATCACGTTGCCGCCGGCGGCGACGATGTCCTTGCCGCCGCGCATGCCATCCGAGCCCATGCCCGTCAGGATCACAGAGAGGATGTTCCCATGCCAGATGTCGATGGCGGAGGTGAACAGCGGATCGACCGCGGGCTTGCAGAAATTGACGGCGGGACCGTCGTCGAGCGCGATCGCCGCGTCAGCGCCGCTGCGCACGACACGCATGTGCTTGCCGCCGGGCGCGAGGTAAATCCGCCCCGGCTTCACCGGCTCGCCGTCGACCGCCTCGGCCGCCGGCTTGCGGCTCGCGCGCGCCAGGTGCTCGGCGAGAATGGTGGTGAAGGTCGGCGGCATGTGCTGGGTGATCAGCACCGGGAAGCGGTCGATCACCGGGCCGAGCTCGGTGACGAGCGCCATCAGTGCCTGCGGACCGCCGGTCGAGGAGCCGATCAGCAGCACCTTCGGTGCGTGGGCCGAGAACGGGCGCGTGGACAGCGCACCCGACGACGGCGCATGCAGGGCCGGTGCGGGCGCGGCGGGCCGCACGACGGCCGGTGCGCGTGCAACCGGCGCCGGGGTCGCGGGCGCCAGCGGCGGGCTCGCGACTGCGGGCCTGCGGCGCAGCCGCGCGCCGAGGTGACGGATCTTCTGGATCAGGTCGTGATGAAAGATGTCCGCGGCCGACGCTTCGCGCGTCGACTCCGGCTTCGGAATGTAGTCGGCCGCGCCGAGCGACAGCGCCTTGAAGCTGATCTCCGCGTTACGGCGGGTCAGCGTCGAGGCCATGATGATGACGAGATCGCGCTTCTTCGCCAGCAGTTGCGGCAGCGCCGAGATGCCGTCGAGCTCGGGCATCTCGATGTCGAGCACGGCAACGTCGGGGTTGATACGTTCGAGCTGGTTGACCGCCTCGAGCCCGGTGCGCAGCGAGGCCGCGACCTCCATATCATGCTCGGCACCGATCCAGCGCGAGATCAGACCGCGTATGACGACGGAGTCGTCGACGACCATCACCCGCAGCGGCCCGGCGTCGCGCGACGGACCCGTGGTCGAATTACCTGCGAACGCAACACTCATTACTCACCAACTCAGACTGAAACGGTTCAGTTAAAACAATCGCCGAAGGATCCGTTCAGCCTCCGGATGTTCGCTCAGATAAGCCCGACTTCCTGGAATTTCGCCGTCACGATGTCCTTGTCGAAGGGCTTCATGATGTATTCGTTGGCGCCAGCGTGCAGCGCACGGGCGATGTGCGCGACGTCGTTCTCGGTGGTGCAGAACACCACCTTGGGCTGGTCGCCGCCGGGCATCCGCCGGAGATGGCCAAGGAATTCGTAGCCGTCCATGACCGGCATATTCCAGTCGAGCAGCACGGCATCGGGCAAGCCGCGCTTGCAGGCCTCCAGTGCCTTCTCACCGTCCTCGGCTTCGAGAATCTGGAAGTCGAGGCCCTCCAGGATCCGGCGCGCAACCTTGCGGATGACGCTGGAATCATCAACGACGAGACAAGTGCGCATGTGAACCTCTGCTTCCTACCCCCTTGTGGGGGTACTTCCAATTGCGAGTCCGGCAGCGGCGATGCCGCCGTATCAGGCCGCCATCATCTCGGGCGCGAGTTCGAGGACGCGATCGACGTCGAGGACGACCATGAGCTGGCCGTCGAGGCGGTGGACGCCGCCGGCGAGCTTGGCCATGCGGGGATCGAGGTTGACGGGGTTCTCTTCCTTGCCGTCCTCGGCAAGCCGCAGCACCTCGCCGATCTGGTCGATCAGGAGGCCATAGGATTCACCGCGCAGGTCGACACCGACCGCCATCGCCGTCTTGCCGTCCTCGGGCTTGGGCAGGCCGAGCCGGGCGCGCATGTCGACCACGGTGACGATGCGGCCGCGCAGGTTCAGCACGCCCGCGATCTCGCGCGAGGACAAGGGAACGCGGGTGACGCGCTCGGGCATGAACACGTCCTGGACCCGGGAGATCGGCAGCCCGAACAGCTGGCCGCCGATCATCGCGGTGACG
Protein-coding regions in this window:
- a CDS encoding glutathionylspermidine synthase family protein; the encoded protein is MRRIVCPERDDWRQTAEQCGFAFHTIDGERYWDESAYYAFTLDEIERGIETPTAEIDAMCLELAGRVIGDERHLRRLKIPEAFWGLIAESWERDDRSLYGRLDLKFDGQSPAKLLEYNADTPTSIFEAAVFQWTWLEQAIERRIIPARADQFNSIHERLIAAWKGIAAGRHVHLTGTTGNEEDAGTLAYLEDTARQAGLSTRLLDIEQIGWRDAPGGFVDLDDGDIALAFKLYPWEWMFHDAFGAKLTSAPTRWIEPPWKAVLSNKGILPLLWEMFPNHPNLLPAFFEDDARAAELGSSYVRKPLLSREGANVTLVSGGTPLDEQAGPYGAEGFVRQALSPLPNFSGFYVVVGSWLVNHEPCGLSIREDESPITGNRSRFLPHAIL
- a CDS encoding response regulator; protein product: MRTCLVVDDSSVIRKVARRILEGLDFQILEAEDGEKALEACKRGLPDAVLLDWNMPVMDGYEFLGHLRRMPGGDQPKVVFCTTENDVAHIARALHAGANEYIMKPFDKDIVTAKFQEVGLI
- a CDS encoding protein-glutamate methylesterase/protein-glutamine glutaminase — protein: MSVAFAGNSTTGPSRDAGPLRVMVVDDSVVIRGLISRWIGAEHDMEVAASLRTGLEAVNQLERINPDVAVLDIEMPELDGISALPQLLAKKRDLVIIMASTLTRRNAEISFKALSLGAADYIPKPESTREASAADIFHHDLIQKIRHLGARLRRRPAVASPPLAPATPAPVARAPAVVRPAAPAPALHAPSSGALSTRPFSAHAPKVLLIGSSTGGPQALMALVTELGPVIDRFPVLITQHMPPTFTTILAEHLARASRKPAAEAVDGEPVKPGRIYLAPGGKHMRVVRSGADAAIALDDGPAVNFCKPAVDPLFTSAIDIWHGNILSVILTGMGSDGMRGGKDIVAAGGNVIAQDEASSVVWGMPGAAANAGICAAILPLNQIGAKVNRLFAGDRS
- the ctrA gene encoding response regulator transcription factor CtrA encodes the protein MRVLLIEDDSAVAQSIELMLKSESFNVYTTDLGEEGVDLGKLYDYDIILLDLNLPDMSGYDVLKQLRVSKIKTPILILSGLAGIEDKVKGLGVGADDYMTKPFHKDELVARIHAIVRRSKGHAQSVIQTGDLVVNLDTKTVEVGGQRVHLTGKEYQMLELLSLRKGTTLTKEMFLNHLYGGMDEPELKIIDVFICKLRKKLANASEGRNFIETVWGRGYVLREPHEHEERIPA
- a CDS encoding CheR family methyltransferase, with product MTPVDYEYLRKFLKERSGLDLSADKQYLVESRLLPLARKASLPGIPDLVLKIRNGDGRLATDVVEAMTTNETFFYRDKIPFDHLRETILPGLLQARAARRSLRIWSAASSTGQEPYSIAMCVKEMGAALAGWRIEIVATDLSQEVLEKSRAGIYSQFEVQRGLPIQHLMKYFTQAGELWQLNADIRAMVQFRQLNLLQDFSHLGTFDVIFCRNVLIYFDQDTKAVIFERMAKGLEADGTLLLGAAESVVGITDAFRPITERRGLYQLNPARSGRPLGGLMPQPLKVAAAR
- a CDS encoding DUF350 domain-containing protein; translated protein: MILQSLAGLPAFLVYFCTGLIAIVAYLFVYTRITPHNEFQLIRDNEPAAAIALGLSLLGFVAPLVSAIAHSANVLDCLIWAVIALIVQIIVLFLVKVPVPNLSARIAAGELAPAIWLGLSSLAAGLLNAACMIY
- a CDS encoding chemotaxis protein CheW codes for the protein MSNKMQTSEGAMVEYVTAMIGGQLFGLPISRVQDVFMPERVTRVPLSSREIAGVLNLRGRIVTVVDMRARLGLPKPEDGKTAMAVGVDLRGESYGLLIDQIGEVLRLAEDGKEENPVNLDPRMAKLAGGVHRLDGQLMVVLDVDRVLELAPEMMAA